In Candidatus Cetobacterium colombiensis, one genomic interval encodes:
- a CDS encoding nucleoside hydrolase, with the protein MKKVIIDCDPGIDDSLALLLALKSSELDVIGITICAGNVPVEIGGINAYRVLKMLNREDIPIYLGDNNPMRRDLVTAQDTHGDDGVGDILPKVEIPKDAIKLGAVDYLLDTLKEKENVSIIALGPMTNLAKAVERERDILKKAERIVSMGGAFRTNGNCSQVGEFNYWVDPESVNIVFENVDRPIELIPLDVTRKIVLTPNYREYLKQMKNDVAQFMYDITGFYVDFHWMQERTLGCVINDPLAVAYFIEPSLCSGILTHLECVETGRAMGQTLIDIGDFYRKTPNVFINTEVDEKKFFELFFNKIFPENKKDNELVLKGY; encoded by the coding sequence ATGAAAAAAGTAATTATTGATTGTGATCCAGGGATTGATGATTCATTGGCGTTGCTTTTAGCACTAAAATCGTCAGAACTAGATGTAATTGGAATTACAATATGTGCTGGAAATGTTCCAGTGGAAATTGGAGGCATAAACGCCTACAGAGTTTTAAAAATGCTAAATAGAGAGGACATACCAATTTATTTAGGAGACAACAATCCAATGAGAAGAGATTTAGTTACAGCTCAAGACACTCATGGAGATGATGGAGTAGGAGATATTTTACCTAAAGTGGAAATACCGAAAGATGCCATAAAATTAGGAGCTGTAGATTATCTTTTAGACACTTTGAAAGAGAAGGAAAATGTTTCTATTATAGCTTTAGGGCCTATGACAAATTTGGCAAAGGCAGTGGAGAGAGAAAGAGATATTTTAAAAAAAGCTGAAAGAATTGTATCTATGGGTGGAGCTTTTAGAACTAATGGAAACTGTTCTCAAGTAGGAGAATTTAACTATTGGGTAGACCCAGAGTCTGTGAATATTGTTTTTGAAAATGTAGACAGACCAATAGAGTTAATACCTTTAGATGTAACTAGAAAAATAGTTTTAACACCAAATTACCGTGAGTATTTAAAGCAGATGAAAAATGATGTTGCACAATTTATGTATGATATAACAGGATTTTATGTAGATTTCCATTGGATGCAAGAAAGAACTTTAGGTTGTGTTATAAATGATCCTTTAGCAGTAGCTTATTTTATAGAGCCTAGCTTATGTAGTGGTATTTTAACTCATTTAGAATGTGTTGAAACAGGAAGAGCTATGGGACAAACTCTTATAGATATAGGAGATTTCTATAGAAAAACACCAAATGTATTTATTAATACAGAGGTGGATGAAAAGAAGTTCTTTGAACTTTTCTTCAATAAGATATTTCCAGAAAATAAAAAAGACAATGAACTAGTGTTAAAGGGGTATTAA
- a CDS encoding cupredoxin domain-containing protein — protein sequence MKIFKFLSLCALLSTSLLAKDIEITSYDWGYEPKEIVLKKDETVKLTLVSKDGDHGLGSKELKFNLEASPGKPESVEITPTKVGEYEAKCTVRCGSGHRDMHLKIKVE from the coding sequence ATGAAAATTTTTAAATTTTTAAGTTTATGTGCACTTTTATCAACATCATTATTGGCAAAAGATATTGAAATAACATCATACGATTGGGGATATGAACCTAAAGAGATTGTGTTAAAAAAAGATGAGACTGTTAAATTGACATTAGTTAGTAAAGATGGAGATCATGGATTGGGATCAAAGGAATTAAAATTTAATTTAGAAGCATCTCCAGGAAAGCCAGAATCAGTTGAAATAACACCGACTAAAGTTGGAGAATATGAAGCAAAATGTACAGTAAGATGTGGTTCAGGTCATAGAGATATGCATCTTAAAATAAAAGTAGAATAA
- a CDS encoding GNAT family N-acetyltransferase codes for MFICPKYQNRGLGYFLLTHLNEEDEGIKKIELEVNECSLKTKKFCEKMKREL; via the coding sequence ATGTTTATTTGTCCAAAATATCAAAATAGAGGATTAGGTTATTTTTTACTAACTCACTTAAATGAAGAGGATGAAGGTATAAAAAAGATAGAGCTAGAAGTTAATGAGTGCTCTTTAAAAACAAAAAAGTTCTGTGAAAAAATGAAAAGAGAGTTATAG
- a CDS encoding EAL domain-containing protein — translation MIKRILIVFFLCFTFLSSMDQYVPRSKGEREYLNKIRQKKLTLGVRKDYFANEKIDGKSLNDIIEDMLISYLGLNIEEKREGWEKIYEEFENGKIDMVSFLTKTNERESFAIFSNKLLEENLVVVSKKRTLNDPYDLKGLKVSVTRDSIDKNFLERFKKRNDLDIEIKEVDDVDLKKYPYFADTNVNTLEEVNKINVGRLPDPSIGLKQEYRNLKTIINNALDEKYNNEIEEWLKKRRNNFFKEKFYNSLTEEEKEYLKSQPRIKIGYADIEKMSNFSFKDNKFHGLIPSLLNCLLKKIDIKVIEEEQLGKREWSELFEKFKNKEIDVLTLSKTAEREKDFIFTKKIYDINVFQIENLKNSSKVKKVGVIRNSIEESLAKEHFLRKNIRTYINKNNMIADLKNNKLTTILSLNSDVYDKKRYDIDIFENVPVNLGLNKDDVLLRNILDKAILGMVNLNEFMKISDLNMRKELLLEQEKHKSLISLIASSCLILLFLSGYQALKSLKQKKKNEELLQDELTGLYSRRVYNEFCKNNDKLEGCAILLDLNNFKNVNDSYGHDYGDEILIETGRYLKEVFKSDYVFRISGDEFYIFSCYKTNVELKLMKLERLFKKSELMEKYKISFSLGYYYKTDSASMRRAFKYADMAMYKSKKEKKGWYEEATRSFIVKNQRKKTIEHLLKNFKTEDFYPVFQGKYDLKTKKRMGVEALARWKNQELGDISPLEFIPVAEELGLIYKIDYKIAEESIKKVKELLENKKVEKNFRISFNISVETFKRDDIVEYILNLLDRYSVDGKNIEIEITESTFLKNPDDVIKKLNILKERGIYLSIDDFTAGYSTVGLLTTLPVDIIKFDKSLICSMNDDLESGKNIYIGLTNMIKSLKFKVIAEGIETRNQFEFLTDIGVSYGQGYYFGKPERDIRSNFFNRKRKRNF, via the coding sequence ATGATTAAAAGAATACTAATAGTCTTCTTTTTGTGTTTTACTTTTTTAAGTTCTATGGATCAGTACGTTCCTAGAAGTAAGGGAGAACGAGAATATCTTAATAAAATAAGGCAAAAAAAATTAACTTTAGGAGTAAGAAAAGATTATTTTGCAAATGAAAAGATAGATGGGAAATCTTTAAATGATATAATAGAAGATATGTTAATAAGTTACTTAGGATTAAACATAGAGGAAAAAAGAGAAGGCTGGGAAAAGATTTATGAGGAATTTGAAAATGGGAAAATAGATATGGTCAGTTTTTTAACTAAAACAAATGAACGTGAGAGTTTTGCAATATTTTCAAATAAATTATTAGAGGAAAATTTAGTTGTTGTATCTAAAAAAAGAACTTTAAATGACCCATATGATTTAAAAGGTTTAAAAGTTAGTGTTACAAGAGATAGTATAGATAAAAACTTTTTAGAACGTTTTAAGAAAAGAAATGATTTAGATATTGAAATAAAAGAAGTTGATGATGTAGATTTAAAAAAGTATCCATATTTTGCAGATACAAATGTGAATACTTTGGAAGAAGTTAATAAAATAAATGTGGGAAGGCTACCAGATCCTTCAATTGGATTAAAACAAGAGTATAGAAATCTAAAAACTATAATAAATAATGCTCTTGATGAAAAATACAATAATGAAATTGAAGAGTGGCTGAAAAAGAGAAGAAATAATTTTTTTAAAGAAAAATTTTACAACTCTTTAACAGAAGAGGAGAAAGAATATTTAAAATCTCAACCAAGAATTAAGATTGGCTATGCAGATATAGAAAAAATGAGTAATTTTTCCTTTAAAGATAACAAATTCCATGGCTTAATTCCAAGCTTATTAAATTGTCTACTGAAAAAAATAGACATTAAGGTGATAGAGGAAGAGCAATTAGGAAAAAGAGAATGGTCGGAACTTTTTGAAAAATTTAAAAACAAAGAAATTGATGTCTTAACTCTTTCTAAAACTGCTGAAAGAGAAAAAGACTTTATATTTACAAAAAAAATATATGATATAAATGTTTTTCAAATTGAAAATTTAAAAAATTCATCAAAAGTTAAAAAAGTGGGAGTTATTAGAAATAGTATAGAAGAAAGTTTGGCGAAAGAACATTTTTTACGAAAAAATATAAGAACTTATATAAATAAAAATAATATGATAGCAGATTTAAAAAATAATAAGCTCACAACAATATTGTCTTTAAACTCAGATGTTTATGATAAAAAAAGATACGATATAGATATCTTTGAAAATGTTCCTGTAAATTTAGGTTTAAATAAAGACGATGTACTTTTAAGAAACATTTTAGATAAAGCTATTTTAGGAATGGTTAATTTAAATGAATTTATGAAAATTTCTGATTTAAATATGAGAAAAGAACTTTTACTAGAACAAGAAAAACATAAAAGTTTAATAAGCTTAATTGCTTCAAGTTGTTTAATTTTACTTTTTTTATCAGGTTACCAGGCTCTAAAAAGTTTAAAACAGAAAAAGAAAAATGAAGAACTTTTACAAGATGAATTAACAGGACTTTATAGCCGAAGAGTTTATAATGAGTTTTGTAAAAATAATGACAAACTTGAAGGTTGTGCAATACTTTTAGATTTAAATAATTTTAAAAATGTTAATGATAGCTATGGACATGATTATGGAGATGAAATCCTTATTGAAACTGGAAGATATTTAAAAGAAGTATTTAAAAGTGATTATGTATTTAGAATATCAGGGGATGAATTTTATATATTTTCATGTTATAAGACGAATGTAGAATTAAAATTGATGAAACTAGAAAGATTATTTAAAAAATCAGAATTAATGGAAAAGTATAAGATATCATTTAGTTTAGGATATTATTATAAAACAGATAGTGCTTCAATGAGAAGAGCATTTAAATATGCAGATATGGCTATGTATAAATCTAAAAAAGAAAAAAAAGGTTGGTATGAAGAAGCTACACGAAGTTTTATAGTTAAAAATCAAAGAAAAAAAACAATAGAACATCTTTTGAAAAACTTTAAGACAGAAGATTTTTATCCTGTTTTTCAAGGAAAGTATGATTTAAAGACTAAAAAAAGAATGGGTGTAGAAGCACTAGCTAGATGGAAAAATCAAGAATTAGGAGATATTTCACCATTAGAGTTTATTCCTGTGGCAGAAGAGTTGGGTCTTATTTATAAAATTGATTATAAAATTGCAGAAGAATCTATAAAAAAGGTAAAAGAACTTCTTGAAAATAAAAAAGTTGAGAAAAATTTTAGAATTTCATTTAATATTTCAGTAGAAACATTTAAAAGAGATGATATAGTTGAGTATATTTTAAATCTTTTAGATAGATATTCAGTAGATGGAAAAAATATTGAAATTGAAATAACAGAGAGTACTTTTTTAAAAAATCCAGATGATGTAATTAAGAAATTAAATATATTAAAAGAAAGAGGAATTTATCTTTCAATAGATGATTTTACTGCAGGGTACTCAACAGTAGGACTTTTAACAACTCTTCCAGTGGATATAATAAAATTCGATAAATCATTGATTTGTAGTATGAATGATGATTTAGAGTCAGGAAAAAATATTTACATAGGACTAACTAATATGATAAAGAGTTTAAAATTTAAGGTTATAGCTGAAGGAATAGAAACGAGGAATCAATTTGAATTTTTAACTGACATTGGAGTAAGTTATGGACAAGGTTATTATTTTGGAAAACCTGAAAGAGATATAAGGAGCAATTTTTTTAACAGAAAAAGAAAAAGGAACTTTTAA
- a CDS encoding thioredoxin family protein, whose amino-acid sequence MLPRLEELSKKFENSKFFPIDIKKNPEVTGEFMVFVTPVLIVYYDGMEILKKIRFFSILEIEKELEKFLKKL is encoded by the coding sequence ATGCTCCCTAGGTTAGAGGAGCTTTCTAAAAAGTTTGAAAATTCAAAATTTTTTCCAATTGATATAAAAAAGAATCCTGAAGTGACGGGAGAGTTTATGGTCTTTGTAACTCCAGTTTTAATTGTTTACTATGATGGAATGGAGATTTTAAAAAAAATAAGATTTTTTTCTATTTTAGAAATAGAAAAGGAGTTAGAAAAATTTTTGAAAAAGCTTTAA
- a CDS encoding RNA-guided endonuclease TnpB family protein, with product MKTYNLAFKYRIYPNEIQVNTINATFGCVRLVYNRFLAQRKELYETEKKSVTYNTQAKELPLLKNELPFLKEVDSIALQQALKNLETAYKNFFQKRTSFPKFKSKRSNRKSYNTVSTSNNIRVEGSYLKLPKLGLVRIKLHRQIPQNYVIKSATISQEPNGAYYVSLLTEFEKDIKEAPSDNNIVGLDFSMSELFVSSENQRADYPRFFRKLETKLAKAQRELSRKIKFSQNWNKAKLKVAKIHQTIKNSRKDFLHKLSNELVTKYNAIIIEDLNMKGMSGALNFGKSVSDNGWGMFATMLQYKSMFLGKQVIKIDKWFPSSKTCSFCGAIKTELSLSTRVYKCDECNSEIDRDLNASINIREVGRSLLAY from the coding sequence ATGAAGACATATAACTTAGCTTTTAAATATAGAATCTATCCTAATGAAATTCAAGTGAATACGATTAATGCAACTTTTGGTTGTGTTAGACTTGTATATAATAGATTCTTAGCTCAGAGAAAAGAATTGTATGAGACAGAAAAAAAATCTGTAACTTACAATACTCAAGCTAAAGAACTCCCTCTACTTAAAAATGAATTACCATTCTTAAAAGAGGTTGATTCAATAGCGTTACAACAAGCACTTAAAAATTTAGAAACTGCATATAAGAATTTCTTTCAAAAGAGAACCAGTTTTCCTAAGTTCAAATCTAAAAGGTCGAATAGAAAATCATATAATACAGTATCTACAAGTAATAATATTAGAGTTGAAGGTAGTTATTTAAAACTCCCAAAGCTAGGTTTAGTTAGAATTAAGCTTCATAGACAGATACCTCAAAATTATGTAATTAAATCAGCTACTATTAGCCAAGAGCCTAATGGTGCTTACTACGTTTCTTTACTAACTGAGTTTGAAAAGGATATTAAAGAAGCTCCAAGCGATAATAATATTGTTGGGCTTGATTTTTCTATGTCAGAATTATTTGTTAGCTCTGAAAACCAAAGAGCTGACTATCCTAGATTTTTTAGAAAGTTAGAAACTAAATTAGCTAAAGCTCAAAGAGAATTATCAAGAAAAATTAAGTTTTCCCAAAATTGGAATAAGGCTAAATTAAAAGTGGCTAAAATCCACCAAACAATCAAAAACAGTAGAAAAGATTTTTTACACAAATTATCAAATGAACTTGTAACTAAGTATAACGCAATCATCATTGAAGATCTCAATATGAAAGGTATGAGTGGAGCACTAAACTTTGGTAAATCTGTCTCTGATAACGGGTGGGGAATGTTTGCGACTATGCTTCAATACAAATCAATGTTTTTAGGAAAACAAGTAATTAAAATTGACAAGTGGTTTCCATCATCAAAAACTTGTTCGTTTTGTGGTGCTATAAAAACTGAGTTGTCACTGTCTACAAGAGTTTACAAATGTGATGAATGTAACTCAGAGATAGATAGAGATTTAAACGCAAGTATAAATATTCGTGAGGTTGGTAGAAGTTTACTAGCCTATTAA
- a CDS encoding ankyrin repeat domain-containing protein translates to MIEFKNALKSEDLEKLKIKLNDGIDVNDRSGEYRYPIHKAVLLKNLDIVNLFLEYNANIDIQEPLQGNTPINLAIFNKDLNMVTFLKNHGANLEIKNSWGMNSLDYALYLKNNMNFDDLDNIIEILK, encoded by the coding sequence ATGATTGAGTTTAAAAATGCATTAAAAAGTGAAGATTTAGAAAAATTAAAAATTAAATTAAACGATGGAATTGATGTAAATGATAGAAGTGGAGAATATAGGTATCCTATTCATAAGGCAGTTTTACTTAAAAATTTAGATATTGTTAATCTTTTTTTAGAGTATAATGCTAACATTGATATTCAAGAACCTCTTCAAGGAAATACACCTATAAATCTTGCTATTTTTAACAAAGATTTAAATATGGTAACTTTTCTAAAAAATCATGGGGCTAATTTAGAAATAAAAAATAGCTGGGGTATGAACTCTTTAGACTATGCTTTATATTTAAAAAATAATATGAATTTTGATGATCTTGATAATATCATTGAAATCTTAAAATAA
- a CDS encoding ammonium transporter — protein sequence MFEGVVHGNVAFMVVATVLVFFMTPGLAFFYGGLVEKKHALTLMLQIFISIGVVTLMWIFGGFSLVFGDTIGGVIGDPFQFMNFKDVIFQVNTKYGLTIPFLMFFMYQLMFAIITLPLMTGTIVNRITIGAWIKYLIIWMILVYFPVAHWIWGKGFLGAMGFVDFAGGTVIHVSAAFSGLGALLVLGRRKVLTNKGPFNMGLVAVGAGILMFGWFGFNAGGTLAAAGTTAIVFTNTGVAGAAGMIVWGIMSYIEKKRFSFLDPLIGAVAGLATITPASGYVTPPSAVLIGAVAGIVCFYAIKIPRALKWDDVLDVWGVHGVGGFIGTVMIGLLANGMVNGVSAGSNQLWIQLFGASLVAVYSVVVSYLIMKFLDKTSNIRVTKEQIEKGLDESLFSETYSDE from the coding sequence ATGTTTGAAGGAGTAGTACATGGTAACGTAGCCTTTATGGTTGTAGCTACAGTGTTAGTGTTTTTTATGACACCTGGATTAGCTTTTTTTTATGGAGGGTTAGTTGAGAAAAAGCATGCATTAACATTGATGTTACAGATATTTATATCAATTGGAGTAGTGACTTTGATGTGGATATTTGGAGGGTTTAGTTTAGTATTTGGAGATACAATAGGTGGAGTTATAGGTGATCCATTCCAGTTTATGAATTTTAAAGATGTAATTTTTCAAGTAAATACTAAATATGGATTAACAATTCCGTTTTTAATGTTCTTTATGTATCAACTAATGTTTGCTATAATAACTTTACCACTAATGACAGGAACAATAGTTAATAGAATAACAATTGGAGCTTGGATAAAATATTTAATAATTTGGATGATTTTAGTTTATTTCCCTGTAGCTCACTGGATTTGGGGAAAAGGTTTTTTAGGAGCAATGGGATTTGTTGATTTTGCAGGAGGAACAGTTATCCATGTTTCAGCTGCATTTTCAGGATTAGGAGCACTACTTGTTTTAGGAAGAAGAAAAGTATTAACTAATAAAGGACCATTTAATATGGGACTTGTAGCAGTAGGAGCTGGAATTTTAATGTTTGGTTGGTTTGGATTTAACGCAGGTGGAACTCTAGCAGCAGCGGGAACTACAGCAATTGTATTTACAAATACTGGAGTAGCAGGAGCTGCAGGAATGATTGTATGGGGAATAATGTCATACATAGAGAAGAAAAGATTTTCATTTTTAGATCCATTAATTGGTGCAGTTGCAGGGCTTGCAACAATAACACCAGCATCAGGATATGTAACACCACCATCAGCAGTATTAATAGGAGCCGTAGCTGGAATTGTATGTTTCTATGCAATTAAAATTCCAAGAGCATTAAAATGGGATGATGTTTTAGATGTATGGGGTGTTCATGGAGTAGGAGGATTTATAGGAACTGTAATGATAGGACTTTTAGCTAATGGAATGGTAAATGGCGTATCAGCAGGATCTAATCAACTATGGATTCAACTATTTGGTGCAAGTTTAGTAGCTGTTTATTCTGTGGTAGTTTCATATTTAATAATGAAATTCTTAGATAAAACATCAAATATAAGAGTAACAAAAGAACAGATAGAAAAAGGATTAGATGAAAGTTTATTTAGTGAAACATATAGTGATGAATAA
- a CDS encoding ABC transporter substrate-binding protein — MLKRSFINILTISTFLIGVSSFANTEKPKDTVVVAMGNTSEPEGGFDPAFGWGAGEHVHEPLIQSTLTTTTKDLKIAYDLATDIKSSDDGLQWIVTIRDDVFFTDGKPLTAEDVAFTYNKVKELSTVNDFTMLDKAEAKDNKTVVFYMNRPYSIWPYSMANVGIIPKHAYNENYGQNPIGSGRYVLHQWDKGQQVILKANPNYYGKAPNIENVVVLFMSEDAAFAAAKAKKVDVAYTTPSLSQENVKDYHVLAAHSVDNRTFNLPTTPKEGNIGNDVTSDLAIRQAINIGLDRERLIKYILKGHGTPAYSVADKMPWFNNETIVAYDPDKAREILDKAGWKMGKNGIREKDGIPAKFNLLYPANDSVRQALAAETSNQLKDLGIAVTFEGVGWDTAYSRAQSEPLIWGWGAHTPMEMYNIYHTAPNSTLATYSPYSNKEVDELMDKALATNDLPKSFELWKESQNKVSKDVPWIWLVNIDHLYWVKNGLKVADQKIHPHGHGWSIVNNVDEWSWSNN; from the coding sequence ATGCTAAAACGTTCATTTATTAACATCTTGACTATTTCCACTTTTTTAATTGGAGTTTCAAGTTTTGCAAACACTGAAAAACCAAAAGATACAGTTGTAGTTGCAATGGGAAACACTTCTGAACCAGAAGGTGGATTTGATCCTGCATTTGGTTGGGGAGCTGGAGAACATGTTCATGAACCTCTTATTCAAAGTACTTTAACTACTACAACTAAGGATTTAAAAATAGCATATGATTTAGCTACAGATATAAAATCTTCAGATGATGGACTTCAGTGGATTGTAACAATTAGAGATGATGTTTTTTTTACTGATGGAAAACCTTTAACTGCTGAAGACGTTGCTTTTACTTATAACAAAGTTAAAGAGCTTAGTACTGTTAACGATTTTACAATGCTTGATAAAGCAGAGGCAAAAGATAATAAAACTGTTGTTTTTTATATGAATAGACCTTACTCAATATGGCCTTATAGTATGGCTAATGTAGGAATTATTCCTAAACATGCATATAATGAAAATTATGGACAAAACCCTATTGGTTCTGGTAGATATGTTTTACACCAGTGGGATAAAGGTCAACAAGTTATATTAAAAGCTAATCCTAACTATTATGGTAAAGCTCCAAATATTGAAAATGTTGTTGTTTTATTCATGAGTGAAGATGCTGCTTTTGCTGCTGCTAAGGCAAAAAAAGTTGATGTAGCATATACAACACCTTCTCTTTCTCAAGAAAATGTTAAAGATTATCATGTTCTTGCTGCTCATTCAGTTGATAACCGTACTTTCAATCTTCCAACAACACCTAAAGAAGGGAATATTGGAAATGATGTAACCAGTGATTTAGCTATTAGACAAGCTATAAATATAGGTTTAGATAGAGAGCGTTTAATAAAATATATTTTAAAAGGTCATGGAACACCTGCTTATAGTGTGGCTGATAAAATGCCTTGGTTTAACAATGAAACTATTGTTGCTTATGACCCTGATAAAGCTCGTGAAATTTTAGATAAAGCTGGCTGGAAAATGGGAAAAAATGGTATTAGAGAAAAAGATGGTATTCCTGCTAAGTTTAATCTTTTATATCCTGCTAACGATTCTGTTAGGCAAGCTTTAGCTGCTGAAACTTCAAACCAACTTAAAGATTTAGGAATTGCAGTTACTTTTGAAGGTGTTGGATGGGATACAGCTTACTCTAGAGCACAATCTGAACCTTTAATTTGGGGATGGGGAGCTCATACTCCTATGGAAATGTATAATATATATCACACAGCACCAAATAGCACTTTGGCTACATATTCACCTTATAGTAATAAAGAAGTCGATGAGTTAATGGATAAAGCACTCGCTACTAACGATTTACCAAAATCTTTTGAACTTTGGAAAGAATCTCAAAATAAAGTTTCTAAAGATGTGCCTTGGATTTGGTTAGTTAATATTGATCACCTATATTGGGTTAAAAATGGACTTAAAGTTGCCGATCAAAAAATACATCCTCATGGACATGGTTGGTCTATTGTTAACAATGTAGATGAGTGGTCTTGGAGCAATAATTAA
- a CDS encoding ABC transporter permease — protein sequence MNTSNSIIKQIIRAIFLIFCVSVVSFTLVSLSPLDPIEMNLGQTVKGSMSPEQLKKVQDYWGVNTPLIERYLSWFKDFLRGDMNISLLYRRPVVQIIGERLSSSLWLMGTAWILSGFLGFFLGVIAGFKRNKIIDHIIHKYALISASIPSFWFALLLLIVFSVWLDIFPIGMSIPIGVDFSNVTFKDRIHHAILPIITLIFINSSAIILHTREKMIEVLDSDYVLFAKARGENTFSIIFRHSIRNILLPAITLQFVSISEIFGGSVLIESVFSYPGLGQATVKAGLGGDVPLLLAITVVTATIVFLGNLIANILYGIVDPRIGIKKKKE from the coding sequence ATGAATACTTCTAACTCTATTATTAAACAAATAATTAGAGCTATATTTTTAATCTTTTGTGTGAGTGTTGTATCTTTTACCTTAGTATCTTTGTCTCCACTTGATCCTATTGAAATGAATTTAGGCCAAACTGTTAAAGGATCAATGTCTCCTGAACAATTAAAAAAAGTTCAAGATTATTGGGGAGTTAATACTCCCCTTATTGAACGTTACCTATCTTGGTTTAAAGATTTTTTAAGAGGAGATATGAACATTTCACTTTTATATAGAAGGCCTGTTGTTCAAATTATAGGCGAAAGATTATCTAGCTCTTTATGGTTAATGGGAACAGCTTGGATTTTATCTGGATTTTTAGGATTCTTTTTAGGAGTTATAGCTGGATTTAAAAGAAATAAAATTATTGATCATATTATTCATAAATATGCTTTAATATCAGCAAGCATTCCTTCTTTTTGGTTTGCTCTTCTTTTACTAATAGTCTTCTCTGTATGGTTAGATATTTTTCCTATTGGAATGAGTATCCCCATTGGAGTTGATTTTTCTAACGTAACTTTCAAAGATAGAATACACCATGCTATCCTTCCTATTATAACCCTTATTTTTATAAATTCATCGGCGATTATTCTCCACACAAGAGAAAAAATGATTGAGGTATTAGATAGTGACTATGTTTTGTTTGCCAAGGCACGTGGTGAAAATACTTTTAGTATTATTTTTAGACATAGTATTAGAAATATTCTATTACCTGCTATCACTTTACAATTTGTTTCTATAAGTGAAATTTTTGGTGGATCAGTTTTAATTGAATCTGTATTTTCATATCCTGGACTTGGGCAAGCTACTGTTAAAGCTGGTCTTGGAGGAGATGTTCCTCTTTTACTAGCGATAACTGTAGTTACTGCTACAATTGTTTTCTTAGGTAATTTAATTGCAAATATATTGTATGGAATAGTTGATCCTAGAATAGGAATAAAAAAGAAAAAGGAGTGA
- a CDS encoding ABC transporter permease — protein MIKELNNKQKNIYMLSSTFVFLIGITLSGWFLSEKSLNVDFTQTNISPEINHIFGTDWMGRDMFTRTLSGLSMSIRIGIITAGISSIIALTLGTLAAFGGKTADSFITWLIDLIMGVPHILLLILISFACGKGFLGVITGVTLTHWPGLARVIRSEVLSLKNSDYIMVSEKLGVSKFQIVKNHMIPHLLPQFLLGLILLFPHAILHEASITFLGFGLSPEQPAIGIILSESMRYLSTGKWWLGLFPGFFLVLTVVLFDYAGHNLSKIFNVNQIHK, from the coding sequence ATGATTAAAGAATTAAACAATAAGCAAAAAAATATTTATATGCTTAGTTCTACATTTGTTTTTTTAATTGGAATCACTCTTTCTGGATGGTTTCTTTCTGAAAAATCCTTGAACGTTGATTTTACACAAACAAATATCTCTCCAGAAATAAATCATATTTTTGGAACTGATTGGATGGGAAGAGATATGTTTACTAGAACTCTTTCAGGACTTTCTATGAGTATTCGAATAGGCATAATAACAGCCGGTATTAGTTCTATTATAGCTTTAACTTTAGGAACTCTTGCTGCTTTTGGTGGTAAAACCGCCGATAGTTTCATTACCTGGTTAATAGATTTAATCATGGGTGTACCTCATATATTACTTTTAATTTTAATATCTTTTGCTTGTGGGAAAGGATTTTTAGGAGTTATTACTGGTGTTACTTTAACTCACTGGCCAGGTCTTGCAAGAGTTATTCGAAGTGAAGTTTTATCTCTTAAAAACAGTGATTATATTATGGTTTCAGAAAAACTTGGAGTGAGTAAATTTCAAATTGTTAAAAATCATATGATTCCACATTTATTACCTCAATTTTTATTGGGGCTTATTTTATTATTTCCTCATGCTATTTTACATGAGGCTAGTATTACTTTTTTAGGCTTTGGTCTCTCTCCTGAACAACCTGCAATAGGAATAATTCTATCTGAAAGTATGCGTTATCTTTCAACAGGAAAATGGTGGTTAGGACTTTTCCCTGGATTTTTTTTAGTTCTAACAGTTGTTCTATTCGATTATGCAGGACATAATTTAAGTAAAATTTTTAATGTTAATCAAATTCATAAATAG